The genomic stretch GATGACGTAAGGCAGCATCGCCAGAAAGCGCGCGCGCTTGATCGCCTTGGCGAGCTCTCGCTGCTTCTTGGTGGAGACCGCCGTAATCCGGCTCGGGACGATCTTCCCGCGCTCCGAGATGAAACGTTGCAGAAGCTTGATGTCTTTGTAGTCGATCTTCGGCGCATGCGGACCCGAAAACGGGCAGCTCTTGCGTCGCCGGAAGAACGGGCGGCGAGCCCCTCCCGTGGGACTCATTTCTCAACTCCTTCCGCCGCTGGGGCGGCGGGGGCCTCCGCTTCCTCCTGGCGGCGGCGTCCGCCGCCAAAGCGCGGCCGGTCGTCGTCGCGAAAACGCGGCCGGTCGTCGCCGAAACGCCCGCCCCGCCGGTCGTCGCGATCTTCCCGGCCCTTGTTCTGAAGCACCGCCGAAGGACCTGCCTCGAGCTCCTCCACGCGCACGGTGAGAAAGCGGATCACGTCCTCGTTGATCTGCATGTTCCGCTCCATCTCCTTCACCGCCGCCGCCGGAGCGTCGATGTTGAGAAGCATGAAGTGGCCTTTGCGGTTCTTCTTAACGCGATAGGTGAGATTCCGAAGGCCCCAGGATTCCTTCTTGAGGACCTTCCCTCCCTGCGTCTCGATGATGCCGGAGAAAGATTCGGTCAGAGCCTCGACCTGAGCGGCCGATACGTCCTGACGCGCGATGAACACGCTTTCGTAAAAAGCCAAATTTTGACTCCTTATGGCTGTTTCGCGGCCCGGCGC from Alphaproteobacteria bacterium encodes the following:
- the rpsR gene encoding 30S ribosomal protein S18, whose amino-acid sequence is MSPTGGARRPFFRRRKSCPFSGPHAPKIDYKDIKLLQRFISERGKIVPSRITAVSTKKQRELAKAIKRARFLAMLPYVIQ
- the rpsF gene encoding 30S ribosomal protein S6 — protein: MAFYESVFIARQDVSAAQVEALTESFSGIIETQGGKVLKKESWGLRNLTYRVKKNRKGHFMLLNIDAPAAAVKEMERNMQINEDVIRFLTVRVEELEAGPSAVLQNKGREDRDDRRGGRFGDDRPRFRDDDRPRFGGGRRRQEEAEAPAAPAAEGVEK